A region of Lycium barbarum isolate Lr01 chromosome 3, ASM1917538v2, whole genome shotgun sequence DNA encodes the following proteins:
- the LOC132632479 gene encoding nuclear transcription factor Y subunit C-1 has translation MDNSPQQSAANAAAAAAAQSGGYPPQPYHHLLQQQQQELQMFWNYQRQEIENVNDFKNHQLPLARIKKIMKADEDVRMISAEAPILFAKACELFILELTIRSWLHAEENKRRTLQKNDIAAAITRTDIFDFLVDIVPRDEIKEEGAALGPGMVGSTASGVPYYYPPMGQPAPPGVMMGRPAMPGVDPSMYVQPPPPPSQAWQSVWQTAEDNNYASGQGNVDDQS, from the coding sequence ATGGACAACAGCCCTCAGCAATCGGCGGCGAATGCGGCGGCAGCAGCGGCGGCTCAGTCAGGTGGGTACCCACCGCAACCGTACCACCATCTCcttcagcagcaacaacaagagCTACAGATGTTTTGGAACTACCAGCGTCAAGAAATTGAGAACGTTAACGATTTCAAGAACCACCAACTTCCTCTTGCCCGTATCAAGAAGATCATGAAAGCTGACGAGGATGTCCGTATGATCTCAGCTGAAGCACCCATTTTGTTTGCTAAAGCATGTGAGCTCTTCATTCTTGAACTCACCATTCGTTCTTGGCTACACGCTGAGGAAAACAAGCGTCGTACTTTGCAGAAGAATGATATCGCTGCGGCCATTACGAGGACTGACATTTTCGATTTCCTTGTTGATATTGTTCCGAGGGATGAGATCAAGGAAGAGGGTGCTGCGCTTGGGCCTGGAATGGTAGGCTCTACAGCAAGTGGTGTTCCGTATTATTATCCACCAATGGGACAGCCTGCTCCCCCTGGGGTTATGATGGGTAGGCCTGCTATGCCTGGGGTTGATCCCTCAATGTATGTTCAGCCTCCACCACCACCCTCGCAAGCGTGGCAGTCTGTATGGCAGACTGCTGAGGATAATAACTAT